One genomic region from Balaenoptera musculus isolate JJ_BM4_2016_0621 chromosome X, mBalMus1.pri.v3, whole genome shotgun sequence encodes:
- the LOC118888249 gene encoding protein SET-like, with protein MAPKHQFSLPPQAKKPKKPRRTPASRPEETSASPNLPKEEKQQQEAIEHIDEVQNEIDKLNEQASEEILKVEQKYNQLRQPFFQKRSELIAKIPNFGVTTFVHHPQASALLGEEDEEVLHYLTRVKVTEFEDSKSGYRIDFYFDENPYFENKVLSKEFHLNESGDPSSKSTEIKWKSGKDLTKRASQTQNKASRKRQHEEPESFFTWFTDHSDAGADELGEVIKDDIWPNPLQYYLVPDMDDEEGEGEEDDDDDEEEEGLEDIDEEGDKDEGR; from the coding sequence GCCCCCAAACACCAGTTTTCACTTCCACCCCAAGCAAAGAAACCGAAGAAACCGAGACGGACTCCTGCCTCCAGGCCAGAGGAAACGTCTGCTTCTCCGAACTtgccaaaggaagaaaaacaacagcaagaAGCAATTGAACATATTGATGAAGTacaaaatgaaatagacaaaCTTAACGAACAAGCCAGTGAGGAGATTTTGAAAGTAGAACAGAAATATAACCAACTCCGCCAACCATTTTTTCAGAAGAGGTCGGAATTGATCGCCAAAATCCCAAATTTTGGGGTAACAACATTTGTTCACCATCCACAAGCGTCTGCACTGCTtggggaggaggatgaagaggtGCTGCATTATTTGACAAGAGTCAAAGTGACAGAATTTGAAGATAGTAAATCAGGTTAcagaatagatttttattttgatgaaaaccCTTACTTCGAAAATAAAGTTCTCTCCAAAGAATTTCATCTGAATGAGAGTGGTGATCCATCTTCAAAGTCCACTGAAATCAAATGGAAATCCGGAAAGGATCTGACAAAACGTGCAAGTCAAACGCAGAATAAAGCCAGCAGGAAGAGACAGCATGAGGAACCAGAAAGCTTCTTCACCTGGTTTACTGATCATTCTGATGCAGGTGCAGATGAGTTAGGAGAGGTCATCAAAGATGATATTTGGCCAAATCCATTACAGTACTACTTGGTTCCGGACATGGAtgatgaggaaggggaaggagaagaagatgatgatgatgatgaagaggaagaaggactGGAAGATATTGATGAAGAAGGGGATAAGGATGAAGGAAGATGA